From Streptomyces sp. NBC_00683, one genomic window encodes:
- the clpB gene encoding ATP-dependent chaperone ClpB: protein MDAELTNRSRDALNAATSRAVKDGHPDLTPGHLLLALLAGEDNANITDLLAAADADQVVVRAETERLLGALPSVTGSTVAPPQPNRELLAVISDADQRAKELGDDYLSTEHLLIGIAAKGGRAGEILTQQGASAKKLLDAFEKSRGGRRVTTPDPEGQYKALEKFGTDFTAAAREGKLDPVIGRDQEIRRVVQVLSRRTKNNPVLIGEPGVGKTAVVEGLAQRIIKGDVPESLKNKRLVSLDLGAMVAGAKYRGEFEERLKTVLSEIKESDGQIITFIDELHTVVGAGAGGDSSMDAGNMLKPMLARGELRMVGATTLDEYRERIEKDPALERRFQQVLVAEPSVEDTIAILRGLKGRYEAHHKVQIADSSLVAAATLSDRYITSRFLPDKAIDLVDEAASRLRMEIDSSPLEIDELQRAVDRLHMEELALKNETDAGSRQRLEKLRRDLADKEEELRGLTARWEKEKQGLNRVGELKERLDELRGQAERAQRDGDFDTASKLLYGEIPGLERELAEAAEAEQEASQDTMVKEEVGPDDIADVVGAWTGIPAGRLLEGETQKLLRMEDELGRRLIGQTEAVRSVSDAVRRTRAGIADPDRPTGSFLFLGPTGVGKTELAKALADFLFDDERAMIRIDMSEYGEKHSVARLVGAPPGYVGYEEGGQLTEAVRRRPYSVVLLDEVEKAHPEVFDILLQVLDDGRLTDGQGRTVDFRNTILILTSNLGSQFLVDPLTKPDVKKQQVMDVVRASFKPEFLNRLDDLVVFSALSGDELAHIAGLQVGRLAGRLADRRITLDVTPDALAWLAEEGNDPAYGARPLRRLIQTAIGDRLAKEILAGEVKDGDTVRVDRAGDGLLVGPVPPEKAR from the coding sequence GTGGACGCCGAGCTGACCAACAGGAGCCGGGACGCCCTCAACGCGGCCACCAGCAGGGCCGTCAAGGACGGGCACCCCGACCTCACCCCCGGGCATCTGCTGCTTGCACTGCTCGCGGGCGAGGACAACGCGAACATCACCGACCTGCTGGCCGCGGCCGACGCCGACCAGGTGGTCGTGCGTGCCGAGACCGAGCGGCTTCTCGGCGCACTGCCCAGCGTCACCGGATCCACCGTCGCCCCGCCGCAGCCCAACCGTGAGCTGCTCGCCGTCATCTCCGACGCCGACCAGCGGGCGAAGGAACTCGGCGACGACTACCTCTCCACCGAGCACCTGCTGATCGGTATCGCCGCCAAGGGCGGCCGCGCCGGTGAGATCCTCACTCAGCAGGGAGCCAGTGCGAAGAAGCTGCTGGACGCATTCGAGAAGAGCAGGGGAGGGCGCCGGGTGACCACACCCGACCCGGAGGGCCAGTACAAGGCCCTGGAGAAGTTCGGCACCGACTTCACGGCCGCCGCGCGCGAGGGCAAGCTGGACCCCGTCATCGGACGCGACCAGGAGATCCGCCGCGTCGTCCAGGTGCTGTCCCGCCGCACGAAGAACAACCCCGTGCTCATCGGGGAGCCCGGCGTCGGCAAGACCGCCGTCGTCGAAGGGCTCGCCCAGCGCATCATCAAGGGCGACGTCCCCGAGTCGCTGAAGAACAAGCGGCTCGTCTCCCTCGACCTCGGCGCGATGGTCGCGGGAGCCAAGTACCGCGGTGAGTTCGAGGAACGCCTCAAGACCGTCCTCTCCGAGATCAAGGAGAGCGACGGCCAGATCATCACCTTCATCGACGAGCTGCACACCGTCGTCGGCGCGGGCGCCGGCGGCGACTCCTCGATGGACGCGGGCAACATGCTCAAGCCGATGCTCGCCCGAGGTGAGCTCCGCATGGTCGGTGCCACCACGCTGGACGAGTACCGCGAGCGCATCGAGAAGGACCCGGCCCTGGAGCGCCGCTTCCAGCAGGTCCTGGTCGCCGAGCCGTCCGTCGAGGACACGATCGCGATCCTGCGTGGTCTCAAGGGCAGGTACGAGGCGCACCACAAGGTCCAGATCGCGGACTCCTCGCTGGTCGCCGCCGCGACCCTCTCCGACCGCTACATCACCTCCCGCTTCCTCCCCGACAAGGCCATCGACCTCGTCGACGAGGCGGCCTCCCGGCTCCGTATGGAGATCGACTCCTCGCCCCTGGAGATCGACGAGCTCCAGCGGGCCGTCGACCGCCTGCACATGGAGGAGCTCGCCCTCAAGAACGAGACCGACGCGGGCTCCAGGCAGCGCCTGGAGAAGCTCCGCCGCGACCTCGCCGACAAGGAGGAGGAGCTGCGTGGCCTGACCGCCCGCTGGGAGAAGGAGAAGCAGGGGCTCAACCGCGTCGGCGAGCTGAAGGAGCGCCTGGACGAACTGCGCGGCCAGGCCGAACGCGCCCAGCGCGACGGCGACTTCGACACCGCGTCCAAGCTGCTCTACGGGGAGATCCCCGGCCTGGAGCGCGAACTGGCCGAAGCGGCCGAGGCCGAGCAGGAGGCCTCCCAGGACACCATGGTCAAGGAGGAGGTCGGGCCGGACGACATCGCCGACGTCGTCGGGGCGTGGACGGGCATCCCGGCCGGACGCCTCCTGGAGGGCGAGACCCAGAAGCTCCTGCGCATGGAGGACGAGCTGGGCCGCCGGCTCATCGGCCAGACCGAGGCCGTGCGCTCCGTGTCGGACGCGGTACGCCGCACCCGCGCCGGGATCGCCGACCCCGACCGGCCCACCGGCTCGTTCCTCTTCCTCGGCCCCACCGGGGTCGGCAAGACGGAGCTGGCCAAGGCACTCGCCGACTTCCTGTTCGACGACGAACGGGCCATGATCCGCATCGACATGAGCGAGTACGGGGAGAAGCACAGCGTCGCCCGGCTCGTCGGCGCCCCGCCCGGCTACGTCGGCTACGAGGAGGGCGGCCAGCTCACGGAGGCCGTCCGCCGCCGCCCGTACAGCGTCGTCCTGCTCGACGAGGTGGAGAAGGCGCACCCCGAGGTCTTCGACATCCTGCTGCAGGTGCTCGACGACGGCCGGCTCACCGACGGGCAGGGCAGGACGGTGGACTTCCGCAACACCATCCTGATCCTCACGTCGAACCTCGGCAGCCAGTTCCTGGTCGACCCCCTGACCAAGCCGGACGTGAAGAAGCAGCAGGTCATGGACGTCGTGCGGGCGTCCTTCAAGCCGGAGTTCCTCAACCGGCTCGACGACCTGGTGGTCTTCTCCGCCCTGTCCGGTGACGAGCTCGCCCACATCGCGGGTCTCCAGGTGGGCCGCCTCGCCGGCCGGCTGGCCGACCGGCGGATCACCCTCGACGTGACCCCGGACGCCCTGGCCTGGCTGGCCGAGGAGGGCAACGACCCGGCGTACGGCGCCCGGCCGCTGCGACGGCTGATCCAGACGGCGATCGGCGACCGGCTCGCGAAGGAGATCCTCGCGGGCGAGGTCAAGGACGGCGACACCGTGCGGGTGGACCGGGCCGGGGACGGTCTGCTCGTCGGGCCCGTTCCCCCGGAGAAGGCCAGGTAG
- a CDS encoding MFS transporter, which translates to MTERIPDEISPESKDCKSDNLIRLSEFRTLWAAYAQSVLGDQLARVALSLLVFQRTESAGWTAATYALTTLPALLSGVLLSGLADRFPRRTVMVGCDLVRAALVGLMALPGTPLPLLAGLLVLAQLAEAPFGAAQGALLPTVLGERRYERGQRVMLITHQAGQLVGFAGGGVLVVWLGSHVSLGLNAASFLLSASLIRFGVKARPIAGDDVRQKRLHMQVRSAAALIWADPRLRALVALGWLAGFIVLPEGLAAPFADEAGGGGASVGLLLAAHPAGMVLGAALLGRASVGDEWRRRLLGPLAVGANLPLLLYWTGPGVAVAVLLLMASGVCSAYQITAGATFVLLTPAGQRGQVLGLARSGLTAMQGIGVAAGGLAAELSGSSSDTIGGAGLVGTSCAILVAFAWSRARGTGAGTIPLRA; encoded by the coding sequence ATGACCGAGCGCATACCTGATGAGATAAGCCCGGAGTCGAAGGATTGCAAAAGTGACAATCTAATTCGCCTCAGCGAATTTCGCACTCTTTGGGCGGCTTATGCTCAGTCGGTCCTCGGTGACCAGCTGGCGCGGGTGGCGTTGTCGCTGCTGGTCTTCCAACGAACCGAGTCGGCCGGCTGGACCGCGGCGACGTACGCCCTGACCACCCTGCCCGCCCTGCTGTCCGGGGTGCTGCTGTCCGGGCTCGCGGACCGCTTCCCCCGACGGACCGTCATGGTCGGATGCGACCTGGTGCGCGCCGCCCTGGTCGGGCTGATGGCCCTGCCGGGAACACCCCTGCCCCTGCTGGCCGGACTGCTGGTGCTGGCGCAGCTGGCGGAGGCGCCCTTCGGCGCCGCGCAGGGCGCTCTGCTGCCGACCGTGCTCGGCGAGCGGAGGTACGAGCGCGGCCAGCGCGTCATGCTGATCACCCACCAGGCCGGGCAGCTGGTCGGCTTCGCCGGTGGCGGTGTGCTCGTCGTGTGGCTGGGCAGCCACGTCTCCCTGGGGCTGAACGCGGCTTCGTTCCTGCTCTCCGCGTCCCTGATCAGGTTCGGTGTGAAGGCCCGGCCGATCGCGGGCGACGACGTGCGGCAGAAGAGGCTGCACATGCAGGTCAGGAGTGCGGCGGCGCTGATCTGGGCGGACCCCAGGCTGCGGGCGCTGGTCGCCCTGGGATGGCTGGCCGGGTTCATCGTGCTGCCGGAGGGGCTGGCCGCCCCGTTCGCGGACGAGGCCGGCGGGGGCGGTGCCTCCGTGGGGCTCCTGCTCGCCGCGCACCCGGCGGGAATGGTGCTGGGCGCGGCTCTGCTCGGGCGCGCGAGCGTCGGGGACGAGTGGCGCCGCCGGCTGCTCGGGCCGCTGGCGGTCGGCGCGAATCTGCCGCTGCTCCTGTACTGGACGGGCCCCGGTGTCGCGGTGGCTGTCCTGCTGCTGATGGCATCGGGGGTGTGCTCGGCCTACCAGATCACCGCCGGAGCCACCTTCGTCCTGCTCACCCCGGCCGGCCAGCGCGGCCAGGTGCTGGGACTCGCCAGGTCGGGGCTGACCGCCATGCAGGGGATCGGTGTCGCGGCGGGAGGTCTGGCGGCGGAGCTGTCCGGATCGTCCTCGGACACGATCGGAGGGGCGGGACTTGTCGGGACATCGTGCGCGATCCTGGTCGCCTTCGCCTGGTCGCGGGCCCGGGGGACCGGCGCAGGGACGATTCCCCTGAGGGCGTAG
- a CDS encoding YbjN domain-containing protein: protein MSIDPSSIPNFGGQPEPQAAGPEGPVVPDQDLVKQLLEQMELKYVVDDEGDLAAPWEEFRTYFMFRGEEEQQVFSVRTFYDRPHPVDQRPVLLDAIDDWNRRTLWPKVYTHAHEGEEGAAASVRLIGEAQMLIGTGVSLEHFVSSTVSWVRASIEFDKWLVERLGLEPAEDKTADEDSPEA, encoded by the coding sequence ATGTCTATCGACCCGTCCTCGATTCCCAACTTCGGGGGCCAGCCCGAGCCGCAGGCGGCAGGACCCGAGGGACCCGTTGTCCCTGACCAGGACCTCGTCAAGCAGCTTCTCGAGCAGATGGAGCTGAAGTACGTCGTCGATGACGAGGGCGACCTCGCAGCGCCGTGGGAAGAGTTCCGCACGTACTTCATGTTCCGCGGCGAGGAGGAGCAGCAGGTCTTCTCGGTCCGTACGTTCTACGACCGCCCCCACCCCGTCGACCAGCGTCCCGTCCTCCTCGACGCGATCGACGACTGGAACCGCCGCACCCTGTGGCCCAAGGTCTACACGCACGCCCACGAGGGCGAGGAGGGCGCTGCCGCCTCCGTGCGGCTGATCGGTGAGGCGCAGATGCTCATCGGCACCGGCGTCAGCCTGGAGCACTTCGTCTCCTCGACGGTCAGCTGGGTGCGGGCCTCCATCGAGTTCGACAAGTGGCTCGTGGAGCGCCTGGGCCTGGAGCCCGCCGAGGACAAGACCGCGGACGAGGACTCCCCGGAGGCCTGA
- a CDS encoding pyridoxal phosphate-dependent aminotransferase produces MTQGRQGRPLLNRRLAEFGTTIFAEMSALAVRTGSINLGQGFPDTDGPEEIREAAVRALRAGHGNQYPPGPGVPELRSAITEHQQRRYGLAYDPDTEVLVTAGATEAIAATLLALLEPGDEVIALEPYYDSYAACIAMAGGTRVPVTLHPHEGAYRLDLDELRAAVTPRTRLILLNTPHNPTGTVLTREELAAVAGLACERDLLVVTDEVYEHLVFEGEHIPLASFPGMRERTVTISSAGKTFSFTGWKVGWITASPALVTAVRSAKQFLTYVSAGPFQYAVAEALRLPDSYFDGLRADLRAKRDLLSSGLAEAGFEVYKPAGTYFVTTDIRPLGGGQDGFAFCRALPERCGVVAIPNAVFYDHREQGAPFVRFAFCKRTDVLAEAVTRLKSLAAG; encoded by the coding sequence ATGACACAGGGACGACAGGGACGACCGCTGCTCAACCGCCGCCTCGCCGAGTTCGGCACGACGATCTTCGCGGAGATGTCGGCGCTGGCCGTACGGACCGGATCGATCAATCTCGGCCAGGGCTTCCCCGACACCGACGGCCCGGAGGAGATCCGTGAGGCCGCGGTCCGGGCGCTGCGCGCCGGCCACGGCAACCAGTACCCACCGGGCCCCGGCGTCCCCGAGCTGCGCTCCGCGATCACGGAGCACCAGCAGAGGCGATACGGACTGGCGTACGACCCCGACACCGAGGTCCTCGTCACGGCGGGCGCCACCGAGGCCATCGCCGCCACCCTGCTGGCCCTCCTGGAGCCCGGCGACGAGGTCATCGCCCTGGAGCCGTACTACGACTCCTACGCGGCCTGCATCGCCATGGCGGGCGGTACCCGCGTCCCCGTCACGCTCCACCCCCACGAGGGCGCCTACCGGCTCGACCTCGACGAACTCCGCGCCGCCGTCACCCCCCGCACCCGGCTGATCCTGCTCAACACCCCGCACAACCCCACCGGCACCGTCCTGACGCGCGAGGAGCTGGCCGCCGTCGCCGGGCTCGCGTGCGAGCGCGACCTCCTCGTCGTCACGGACGAGGTCTACGAGCACCTGGTCTTCGAGGGCGAGCACATTCCCCTCGCCTCCTTCCCCGGCATGCGCGAGCGCACGGTCACCATCAGCAGTGCGGGAAAGACGTTCTCGTTCACCGGCTGGAAGGTCGGCTGGATCACGGCGAGCCCCGCCCTGGTCACCGCGGTCCGGTCCGCCAAGCAGTTCCTGACGTACGTGTCGGCCGGGCCCTTCCAGTACGCGGTCGCCGAGGCACTGCGCCTGCCCGACAGCTACTTCGACGGACTGCGCGCGGACCTGCGCGCCAAGCGCGACCTGCTGAGCAGCGGCCTCGCCGAGGCCGGGTTCGAGGTCTACAAGCCCGCCGGAACGTACTTCGTCACCACCGACATCCGGCCGCTCGGCGGTGGGCAGGACGGCTTCGCGTTCTGCCGTGCGCTGCCGGAGCGGTGCGGGGTCGTCGCCATCCCCAACGCGGTGTTCTACGACCACCGCGAGCAGGGCGCGCCCTTCGTGCGCTTCGCCTTCTGCAAGCGCACGGATGTACTCGCCGAGGCGGTGACCCGTCTGAAGAGCCTCGCCGCGGGCTGA